In Vibrio atlanticus, the following proteins share a genomic window:
- a CDS encoding DUF2066 domain-containing protein, translated as MRYIALLLMGLLASPSYALTQVDIFSAEVAINAEDKQPEQVARNTGMEQVLIRATGQTDVASNETIQKAMRKSAQYMSQMSFGESNDQSTLRMRFNGAQIRSLLTQAQLPYWPDTRSNILVWLVEESNYDKNIVWEHSNSLLAVGLQANAKERGLPLMFPVGDFDDVTGVATSDLWGSFVTPISNASQRYPVDAVLVIKAQSSGLRWTLYDQKPNQLTSAPTSPVSGSVSGNSATTSKKLVDQISNYYAGKSAVVVASESSESILTQFISLNNAQDFFQLENALKRLNSVASLDILQIQNNEVTFRIHLLSTQQEFEQEVESIRQVAKVEESYIEPEVSPEFEAQDNIMSVGDDSAVVTDAMGNETTPSVQVMKGSELSTGAELTNTTEVTLGESDEEALPVTAPVHAKPSLVYEWVRS; from the coding sequence ATGCGCTACATAGCATTGTTGTTGATGGGACTATTAGCCTCTCCGAGTTATGCCTTAACTCAAGTAGATATCTTTAGTGCTGAAGTTGCGATTAACGCTGAAGACAAACAACCAGAACAAGTGGCAAGAAATACTGGCATGGAGCAAGTATTGATACGTGCGACTGGCCAAACTGATGTCGCGTCGAATGAGACGATTCAAAAGGCGATGCGTAAGAGTGCGCAGTACATGTCTCAAATGAGTTTTGGCGAAAGCAATGACCAATCAACATTGCGTATGCGTTTTAACGGTGCTCAAATTCGTTCACTACTGACTCAAGCGCAATTACCGTATTGGCCTGATACTCGCTCAAATATTCTTGTTTGGCTGGTAGAAGAGAGTAACTACGACAAGAACATTGTCTGGGAACACTCCAACTCACTGTTAGCTGTAGGCTTACAAGCCAATGCAAAAGAGCGCGGTTTGCCTTTGATGTTTCCTGTTGGTGATTTTGATGATGTTACGGGAGTGGCCACCTCGGATTTGTGGGGCAGCTTTGTCACACCGATTAGCAACGCGAGTCAACGTTACCCTGTTGATGCTGTTTTGGTGATTAAGGCACAGTCTTCTGGATTACGCTGGACTTTGTATGATCAAAAACCAAACCAACTGACGAGCGCACCAACATCACCGGTAAGTGGTTCGGTATCGGGTAACAGTGCGACGACTTCTAAGAAATTGGTTGATCAAATCAGTAACTACTACGCAGGCAAAAGTGCGGTTGTTGTAGCAAGTGAATCATCAGAGTCGATTTTAACTCAGTTTATCAGTTTGAATAATGCTCAAGACTTCTTCCAATTGGAGAATGCACTGAAGCGTCTAAACTCGGTGGCAAGCTTAGATATTCTACAAATTCAAAACAATGAAGTGACCTTCCGAATTCATTTGTTATCGACCCAACAAGAGTTTGAACAAGAAGTTGAAAGCATTCGCCAAGTCGCGAAGGTTGAAGAGTCTTATATCGAACCTGAAGTGAGCCCAGAATTTGAAGCGCAAGATAACATTATGTCTGTAGGCGATGACTCTGCTGTTGTTACTGATGCGATGGGCAATGAAACTACCCCAAGCGTTCAAGTGATGAAAGGCAGTGAGTTATCTACAGGTGCTGAGCTAACAAATACAACTGAGGTGACGCTAGGTGAATCTGATGAGGAAGCGCTACCAGTCACAGCGCCAGTGCACGCTAAGCCAAGCTTAGTATACGAATGGGTTCGCTCGTAA
- a CDS encoding uracil-xanthine permease family protein, producing the protein MKNALQGAQMLFVAFGALVLVPLLTGLDPNVALFGAGIGTLLFQLITRRSVPIFLASSFAFIAPIMFGIQTWGVGATMGGLMAAGVVYVLMGALIKVRGVAFIHKLLPPVVVGPVIMVIGLGLAPVAVNMALGKTGDGAVQLIDADAALWISSISLLVTIVISVFSKGFLKLLPIFGGIVAGYVTSLVYGVVDFTPVAQAAWLALPNFTAPEFNINAIFFMVFVAIAPAVEHVGDMLAISNVTGKDYLKKPGLHRTITGDGVATIAASMLGAPPNTTYSEVTGAVMLTKAFNPVIMTWAAVTAIVLALVGKLGALLQTIPVPVMGGIMILLFGSIATVGLNTLIQNKVDLHKSRNLVIVGITLVFGIGGMAFGIGDFSLQGVSLCGIVAILLNLVLPEELGDNTVVDKAQID; encoded by the coding sequence ATGAAAAATGCTCTGCAAGGTGCGCAAATGCTATTTGTCGCTTTTGGTGCACTTGTACTGGTGCCCCTGCTGACAGGCCTTGACCCCAACGTAGCGCTCTTTGGTGCAGGTATCGGTACCCTTTTATTCCAACTTATTACACGCCGTTCAGTACCTATTTTCCTTGCGTCTTCTTTTGCATTCATCGCACCTATCATGTTTGGCATTCAAACTTGGGGTGTAGGTGCAACCATGGGCGGCCTTATGGCGGCAGGTGTTGTGTATGTATTAATGGGTGCCTTAATTAAGGTACGTGGTGTAGCCTTTATCCACAAACTGCTTCCACCAGTCGTAGTTGGCCCTGTAATCATGGTGATCGGCTTAGGTCTTGCGCCTGTTGCGGTAAACATGGCGCTAGGTAAAACAGGCGATGGGGCGGTTCAACTTATTGATGCAGACGCAGCATTATGGATTTCATCGATATCACTACTTGTGACGATTGTCATCAGTGTTTTCTCGAAAGGCTTTCTTAAGCTGCTGCCGATCTTCGGCGGTATTGTTGCGGGTTATGTGACGAGCTTAGTATACGGCGTCGTTGATTTTACCCCTGTCGCTCAGGCTGCTTGGTTAGCTCTACCTAACTTCACAGCGCCAGAGTTCAACATCAACGCTATCTTCTTTATGGTATTTGTAGCAATTGCACCTGCTGTTGAACACGTAGGCGACATGCTTGCTATTTCGAATGTAACCGGTAAAGACTACCTTAAGAAGCCAGGTTTACACCGCACAATTACTGGTGACGGTGTGGCAACGATTGCTGCTTCTATGCTGGGCGCGCCACCAAACACAACGTACAGTGAAGTTACGGGAGCTGTAATGTTAACTAAAGCATTCAACCCTGTGATCATGACTTGGGCTGCAGTAACAGCGATTGTTCTAGCATTAGTAGGTAAGCTAGGCGCTCTATTACAAACAATCCCAGTTCCTGTGATGGGCGGCATCATGATTCTACTGTTTGGTTCAATCGCAACGGTAGGCTTGAATACCCTAATTCAGAACAAAGTAGACCTACACAAATCACGCAACCTTGTGATTGTCGGCATTACTTTGGTCTTCGGCATTGGCGGCATGGCATTTGGTATCGGCGACTTTAGCCTGCAAGGCGTAAGCTTATGCGGTATCGTTGCTATTCTACTGAACCTAGTCCTTCCTGAAGAGCTAGGCGACAACACCGTAGTAGACAAAGCCCAAATCGACTAA
- the upp gene encoding uracil phosphoribosyltransferase, translating into MKVVEVKHPLVKHKIGLMREGDISTKRFRELATEVGSLLTYEATSDFETERVTIDGWNGPVEVDQIKGKKVTVVPILRAGLGMMDGVLEHMPSARISVVGIYRDEETLEPVPYFNKLASNIDERIALVVDPMLATGGSMIATLDLLKEQGCKVFKVLVLVAAPEGIAALEKAHPDVELYTAAIDEKLNDKGYIVPGLGDAGDKIFGTK; encoded by the coding sequence ATGAAAGTTGTTGAAGTGAAACACCCGCTAGTAAAACATAAAATTGGCCTGATGCGTGAAGGTGACATTAGTACTAAGCGTTTTCGTGAGCTAGCGACAGAAGTGGGTAGCCTTCTAACATACGAAGCGACATCAGACTTTGAAACTGAACGTGTAACTATTGATGGTTGGAACGGCCCAGTAGAAGTTGACCAAATTAAAGGTAAAAAGGTAACAGTAGTGCCAATCCTACGTGCAGGTCTAGGCATGATGGATGGTGTTTTAGAGCATATGCCAAGTGCTCGAATCAGTGTCGTGGGTATCTACCGTGACGAAGAAACATTAGAGCCTGTACCATACTTCAACAAGCTAGCATCTAACATTGATGAGCGTATTGCTCTAGTGGTTGATCCAATGTTAGCAACTGGCGGTTCTATGATTGCAACTCTTGACCTTCTAAAAGAGCAAGGCTGTAAAGTATTTAAAGTACTGGTACTTGTTGCTGCCCCTGAAGGTATCGCTGCACTAGAAAAAGCGCACCCAGATGTTGAGCTTTACACTGCTGCAATCGATGAGAAGCTAAACGATAAGGGCTACATTGTTCCTGGTCTTGGTGATGCTGGTGATAAGATCTTCGGTACTAAGTAA
- the purM gene encoding phosphoribosylformylglycinamidine cyclo-ligase, with amino-acid sequence MSGNTSSLSYKDAGVDIDAGNALVDRIKGAVKRTRRPEVMGGIGGFGALCELPTKYKEPVLVSGTDGVGTKLRLALDLKKHDTIGIDLVAMCVNDLIVQGGEPLFFLDYYATGKLDVDTAADVVSGIAEGCVQAGCALIGGETAEMPGMYEGDDYDVAGFCVGVVEKADIIDGTKVAAGDALIAVGSSGPHSNGYSLIRKVLEVSGADKSEELEGRTIGEHLLEPTKIYIKSALKMIAEHDIHAISHITGGGFWENIPRVLPEGTKAVIDGKSWEWPAIFNWLQEKGNVETFEMYRTFNCGVGLVVALPKDQADAAVELLKAEGENAWVIGEIANAEAGEEQVEIK; translated from the coding sequence GTGAGTGGTAATACTTCTTCTCTAAGCTACAAAGACGCTGGTGTTGATATCGATGCAGGTAATGCACTAGTAGACCGTATTAAAGGTGCTGTTAAACGCACTCGTCGCCCTGAAGTAATGGGCGGTATTGGTGGCTTTGGCGCCCTATGTGAACTTCCAACGAAATACAAAGAGCCGGTACTTGTTTCAGGTACTGATGGTGTTGGTACTAAACTTCGCCTTGCTTTGGATCTGAAAAAACACGACACCATTGGTATCGACCTAGTGGCAATGTGTGTGAACGACTTAATCGTTCAAGGTGGTGAGCCGCTATTCTTCCTAGACTACTACGCAACAGGTAAGCTAGATGTAGATACAGCAGCAGATGTTGTTTCTGGTATTGCTGAAGGCTGTGTTCAAGCAGGTTGCGCACTGATCGGCGGTGAAACTGCTGAAATGCCAGGTATGTACGAAGGCGACGACTACGATGTAGCCGGCTTCTGTGTTGGTGTTGTAGAAAAAGCTGACATCATCGACGGTACTAAAGTAGCTGCAGGCGACGCACTTATCGCTGTTGGCTCAAGTGGTCCACACTCAAATGGTTACTCTTTGATTCGTAAAGTTCTAGAAGTTTCTGGTGCTGATAAGAGTGAAGAGCTAGAAGGTCGCACTATCGGTGAACACCTACTAGAACCGACTAAGATTTACATCAAATCGGCACTTAAGATGATTGCAGAGCATGACATTCATGCTATCTCGCACATCACAGGTGGTGGTTTCTGGGAAAACATCCCACGCGTACTTCCTGAAGGTACTAAAGCAGTGATTGATGGCAAGAGCTGGGAATGGCCTGCTATCTTCAACTGGCTACAAGAGAAAGGTAACGTGGAGACATTTGAAATGTACCGCACTTTCAACTGTGGTGTAGGCCTAGTTGTTGCTCTACCTAAAGATCAAGCAGACGCAGCTGTTGAACTGCTGAAAGCCGAAGGCGAAAACGCTTGGGTTATCGGTGAGATCGCAAACGCTGAAGCTGGCGAAGAGCAAGTTGAAATCAAATAA